CTTTACATAGTCTGGActctaatcctttgtcagttatatGTGTTATGAAGATCTTTCCCCAGCTTGTAACTTGACTTTTTTACACATCTTTTTGCTATATAAATTACAAATTTTAATAtagttaaatgtgaattttaatgtagttaaatttgtcagtctttttctttatgacttaACTTTTTGTGTCTTGTCAAAGAAATCTTTCTAGGAACAGTGAGAAAGACAGAAGAACCCCTTGGGCTGCCGAGCGCTGCTGCCACCATGCCCAAGAGAAAGGCAAAAGGCGATGCTAAAGGTGACAAAGGGAAGGTGAAGGATGAGCCACAGAGGAGATCAGCACGGTTGTCTGCTAAACCTGCCCTTCCAAAACCGGAGCCCAGGCCAAAAAAGGCCCCTGCAAAGAAGGGAGAGAAGCTGGCcaaagggagaaaggggaaagc
This genomic window from Bos mutus isolate GX-2022 chromosome 23, NWIPB_WYAK_1.1, whole genome shotgun sequence contains:
- the HMGN4 gene encoding high mobility group nucleosome-binding domain-containing protein 4, giving the protein MPKRKAKGDAKGDKGKVKDEPQRRSARLSAKPALPKPEPRPKKAPAKKGEKLAKGRKGKAEVSKDGNNPAKNRDASTVQSQKAEGTGDAK